In a single window of the Serratia quinivorans genome:
- a CDS encoding Phage Tail Protein X yields MKIYAQQGDTLDAICWRYYGSTQRLVEQVYLANRDLADAGPLLPHGHPVELPDLPAAAQRETVKLWD; encoded by the coding sequence ATGAAAATTTATGCACAACAAGGCGACACCCTCGACGCGATTTGCTGGCGCTATTACGGCAGCACTCAGCGTCTGGTGGAGCAGGTCTATCTCGCTAATCGCGATCTGGCCGACGCAGGCCCGCTACTCCCCCACGGGCATCCGGTAGAACTGCCGGATCTACCGGCGGCCGCTCAACGAGAAACCGTCAAACTGTGGGACTAA
- the aroF gene encoding Phospho-2-dehydro-3-deoxyheptonate aldolase, Tyr-sensitive yields MQKDALNNVHISAEQILITPEELKNQFPLSASDENEIATARKTIADILQGRDHRLLVVCGPCSIHDPDAALDYARHLKTLSAELSDQLYIVMRVYFEKPRTTVGWKGLINDPYMDGSFDVEAGLHIARRLLLDLVGMGLPLATEALDPNSPQYLGDLFSWSAIGARTTESQTHREMASGLSMPVGFKNGTDGSLGTAINAMRAAAMPHRFVGINQAGQVCLLQTQGNPDGHVILRGGKTPNYSAEDVAACEKQMRDAGLHPSLMIDCSHGNSNKDYRRQPTVAESVVEQIKAGNRSITGIMLESHLHEGSQSSEQPRADMRYGVSVTDACINWESTQTLLRHMHQELGTALTARTGE; encoded by the coding sequence ATGCAAAAAGACGCGCTCAATAACGTTCATATCAGTGCAGAACAAATTCTGATCACTCCGGAAGAACTGAAGAACCAATTCCCGCTCAGCGCCAGCGATGAAAATGAAATCGCTACCGCGCGTAAAACCATCGCTGATATTTTGCAGGGGCGCGATCATCGCCTGCTGGTGGTGTGCGGACCCTGTTCTATCCACGACCCGGATGCTGCCCTGGATTACGCCCGTCATTTGAAAACCCTGTCGGCTGAATTGAGCGATCAGCTGTATATCGTTATGCGCGTCTATTTTGAAAAACCACGCACCACCGTTGGCTGGAAAGGCCTGATCAACGATCCGTACATGGACGGTTCGTTTGATGTTGAAGCCGGTTTGCACATCGCGCGTCGTCTGTTGCTGGATCTGGTAGGTATGGGTCTGCCGTTGGCCACAGAAGCCTTGGATCCGAACAGCCCGCAATACCTGGGTGACCTGTTCAGCTGGTCGGCGATTGGTGCGCGTACCACAGAATCGCAGACTCACCGTGAGATGGCTTCAGGCTTGTCGATGCCGGTGGGCTTCAAAAACGGCACCGACGGCAGCCTGGGGACGGCAATCAACGCCATGCGTGCCGCGGCGATGCCACACCGTTTTGTCGGCATCAACCAGGCAGGGCAAGTGTGCCTGCTGCAAACGCAGGGTAACCCGGATGGGCACGTGATCCTGCGCGGTGGTAAAACGCCGAACTACAGTGCCGAAGACGTTGCGGCCTGTGAAAAACAGATGCGGGACGCGGGACTCCACCCGTCCTTGATGATAGATTGCAGCCATGGCAACTCGAATAAAGACTATCGCCGTCAGCCGACGGTTGCCGAGTCCGTGGTAGAGCAGATTAAAGCGGGTAACCGTTCGATCACCGGCATCATGCTGGAAAGCCACCTGCACGAAGGCAGCCAGTCTTCTGAGCAACCGCGTGCAGATATGCGCTACGGGGTTTCTGTTACTGACGCCTGCATTAACTGGGAGAGTACCCAGACGCTGCTGCGCCATATGCACCAGGAACTCGGCACTGCGCTGACGGCACGTACTGGAGAGTAG
- a CDS encoding Bacteriophage CI repressor helix-turn-helix domain: protein MQILILIGDDMREETVNDNASVGAVIERILSSYGVGTQKELSEILGIAPNNISSWQQRGSVPGYVIISCALATGADLAWLMTGELAKAKSERKPIQPAQGKALYDRVLASGGKGVLRRILDAYGFSLQKELGDLLGISSGTMSTWVRRNYFPGDIVVTCALDTGVSLLWLATGQGEMGSGSTAVTVPKGGQALPKYRLVAGQLKEAGEWFADSSLIPAGVAQPAYIDGGRLSWLVDLAVTHIANGRWLIDIDGNIDVYDIARLPGNQVQVSGGNADFQCSTDALKALGMVWLTLTPQA, encoded by the coding sequence ATGCAAATTTTGATTTTAATTGGTGATGATATGCGTGAAGAGACTGTGAACGATAACGCCTCAGTAGGCGCAGTGATTGAAAGGATCCTTTCATCTTATGGCGTTGGCACGCAGAAAGAGCTGAGTGAAATCCTGGGGATAGCCCCTAACAACATCAGCAGTTGGCAGCAACGTGGCAGTGTGCCTGGCTATGTGATCATCAGCTGCGCGCTGGCTACCGGCGCGGATTTGGCCTGGCTTATGACCGGGGAGCTTGCAAAAGCAAAAAGTGAACGTAAACCGATTCAACCCGCGCAGGGAAAAGCGCTTTACGATCGGGTTCTGGCCTCTGGCGGTAAAGGTGTGCTGCGCCGCATTCTCGATGCCTATGGTTTCAGTTTGCAGAAAGAGCTGGGAGATTTACTGGGTATTTCGTCGGGCACCATGAGCACCTGGGTTCGTCGTAATTATTTCCCGGGAGATATCGTGGTGACTTGCGCTCTGGATACCGGTGTTTCTCTGTTGTGGCTGGCAACCGGACAGGGGGAAATGGGCAGTGGCAGCACGGCGGTGACGGTACCTAAGGGCGGGCAAGCGCTGCCGAAATACCGGCTCGTCGCCGGGCAGTTGAAAGAGGCGGGAGAATGGTTTGCGGACAGTTCGCTGATCCCGGCAGGGGTAGCGCAACCGGCCTACATTGACGGCGGTCGGTTATCCTGGCTGGTGGATTTAGCGGTGACGCACATTGCCAATGGCCGTTGGCTGATCGATATCGACGGCAATATCGACGTCTATGATATTGCGCGTTTGCCGGGTAATCAGGTTCAGGTCAGTGGGGGAAATGCTGACTTCCAGTGCTCTACCGATGCGCTGAAAGCCTTGGGCATGGTCTGGTTGACTCTGACGCCTCAGGCATAA
- the pheA gene encoding P-protein, whose translation MTDNPLLVLRERISALDLKLLSLLAERRELAVEVGKTKLHSHRPIRDKERERDLLDALIAAAKPYDLDGFYVTRLFQLIIEDSVLTQQSLLQNQLNQVSQHSARIAFLGPKGSYSHLAARQYAARHFDQLIECGCQKFQDIFTQVETGQADYAILPIENTSSGSINDVYDLLQHTSLSIVGELTNPIDHCVLVASDTDLAQIETVYSHPQPFQQCSQFINRYPHWKIEYCESTAAAMEKVAKLNSPKAAALGSEAGGALYGLQVLEHNLANQQQNITRFIVLARKAIDVSEQVPAKTTLIMATGQQSGALVEALLVLRENGIIMTKLESRPINGNPWEEMFYIDVQANLRSESMQKALRDLTPITRSLKVLGCYPQRQRGAGQSILMK comes from the coding sequence ATGACTGACAACCCGTTACTCGTGCTGCGCGAACGCATCAGCGCACTGGATCTGAAACTGCTGTCCCTGCTGGCAGAACGCCGTGAACTGGCGGTAGAGGTAGGGAAAACCAAGCTGCACTCTCATCGTCCAATTCGGGATAAAGAGCGTGAGCGCGACCTGCTGGACGCCCTGATCGCCGCCGCCAAACCCTACGATCTGGACGGGTTCTACGTCACCCGCCTGTTCCAGCTAATTATCGAAGACTCGGTATTAACCCAGCAGTCGTTACTGCAAAACCAACTCAATCAAGTCAGTCAGCATTCAGCCCGCATCGCTTTCCTCGGCCCGAAAGGCTCTTATTCACACCTGGCCGCACGCCAATACGCTGCTCGTCATTTCGACCAGTTGATCGAGTGCGGTTGCCAGAAATTCCAGGACATATTTACCCAGGTCGAAACCGGCCAGGCGGATTACGCCATTCTGCCGATTGAAAATACCAGCTCAGGTTCGATTAACGATGTCTACGATCTGCTGCAGCACACCAGCCTGTCGATCGTCGGCGAACTAACCAACCCTATCGATCACTGCGTCCTGGTAGCCAGCGATACCGATCTTGCCCAGATTGAAACCGTGTATAGCCACCCGCAGCCGTTCCAGCAATGCAGCCAGTTCATTAATCGTTATCCGCACTGGAAAATCGAATATTGTGAAAGCACTGCCGCAGCGATGGAAAAAGTCGCCAAATTGAACTCGCCAAAAGCCGCAGCGCTGGGCAGCGAAGCCGGCGGGGCACTGTATGGCCTGCAGGTGCTGGAGCACAATCTGGCCAATCAACAGCAGAACATCACCCGCTTCATCGTGCTGGCACGTAAGGCTATCGACGTCTCCGAGCAAGTGCCGGCTAAAACCACGCTGATCATGGCCACCGGGCAGCAGTCTGGTGCATTGGTTGAAGCGCTGCTGGTGCTGCGCGAAAACGGCATCATCATGACCAAACTGGAATCTCGCCCGATTAACGGCAATCCGTGGGAAGAAATGTTTTATATCGATGTGCAGGCTAACCTGCGTTCTGAATCAATGCAGAAAGCATTGAGGGATCTGACGCCTATAACTCGCTCGCTGAAGGTGTTGGGCTGCTACCCCCAGCGACAACGTGGTGCCGGTCAATCCATCCTGATGAAGTAA
- the yfiO gene encoding outer membrane biogenesis protein BamD, protein MTRMKYLVAAATLSLALAGCSTSKDAVPDNPPSEIYATAQQKLQDGNFKGAITQLEALDNRYPFGPYSQQVQLDLIYAYYKSADLPLAQASIDRFMRLNPTHPNIDYVMYMRGLTDMALDDSALQGFFGVDRSDRDPQHARAAFRDFSQLIQQYPNSQYVTDANKRLVYLKDRLAKYELSVVEYYTKRGAYVAVVNRAEQMLREYPDTKATRDALPLMENAYKQLQLNGQADKVAKVIAANPA, encoded by the coding sequence ATGACGCGTATGAAATATCTGGTGGCGGCAGCCACGTTGAGCCTGGCGCTGGCAGGTTGCTCCACATCCAAGGATGCGGTTCCCGACAACCCACCTTCGGAAATCTATGCTACTGCCCAGCAAAAACTGCAGGACGGTAACTTTAAGGGCGCGATTACGCAACTCGAAGCGTTAGATAACCGCTATCCTTTCGGGCCGTACTCTCAGCAGGTTCAGTTGGACCTGATTTATGCCTACTACAAATCTGCCGATTTACCACTGGCTCAGGCGTCTATCGATCGTTTCATGCGTCTGAACCCTACGCACCCGAACATCGACTACGTGATGTACATGCGTGGTCTGACCGATATGGCGTTGGATGACAGTGCATTGCAAGGCTTCTTCGGGGTCGATCGTTCAGACCGCGATCCACAGCATGCTCGCGCTGCGTTTCGCGATTTCAGCCAGCTGATTCAGCAGTACCCGAACAGCCAGTATGTGACCGATGCCAACAAGCGTCTGGTGTATCTGAAAGACCGCCTGGCCAAGTATGAGCTTTCGGTGGTGGAATACTACACTAAACGCGGTGCCTACGTCGCGGTCGTTAATCGCGCCGAACAGATGCTACGTGAATATCCGGATACCAAAGCAACGCGCGACGCGCTGCCGCTGATGGAAAATGCGTATAAGCAGTTGCAACTGAACGGTCAGGCCGACAAAGTGGCCAAAGTGATTGCCGCCAACCCGGCATAA
- a CDS encoding P2 phage tail completion protein R (GpR), whose translation MLKPEQLRTALTSALPDLQTHPDKLRISLDNGRVVSTLGPSLSFEYQYQLNLTLSDQTTEEDLVMVTVLAWLRSHQPDILANPDKRKNGFAFKRDVSAAGQLDLQLQLTERIQVEQREGALHITPLAEPPEPENVIRFTRVYLHGELISQFQQP comes from the coding sequence ATGCTAAAACCCGAGCAGTTGCGTACTGCGCTGACCAGCGCTCTGCCAGACCTACAAACGCATCCCGATAAGCTACGCATCAGCCTGGATAATGGCCGCGTGGTTTCAACATTAGGCCCTTCGCTGTCATTCGAATACCAATACCAGCTCAATCTGACGCTGAGCGACCAGACAACCGAAGAAGACCTGGTGATGGTCACTGTCTTGGCCTGGCTGCGCAGTCACCAGCCCGACATTCTCGCCAACCCGGATAAACGTAAAAACGGTTTTGCCTTTAAACGCGACGTCAGCGCCGCCGGCCAGCTAGATCTTCAACTGCAATTGACCGAACGCATCCAGGTGGAACAGCGCGAGGGTGCACTGCATATCACTCCCCTGGCCGAGCCGCCGGAGCCGGAAAACGTCATTCGCTTCACCCGTGTTTACCTGCACGGCGAGCTGATCAGCCAATTTCAGCAGCCATAA
- a CDS encoding DnaK suppressor protein, with protein MADTIDMAQERQALMLEKQIAHARPVVTQASAQFCTDCDGAIPEVRRRAIPGVNRCVACQEISEAQQRHFIRR; from the coding sequence ATGGCTGATACCATAGATATGGCGCAAGAACGCCAGGCGCTGATGCTCGAAAAGCAAATCGCGCACGCCAGGCCCGTAGTCACCCAGGCCTCTGCGCAGTTTTGCACAGACTGTGACGGGGCGATCCCGGAGGTACGACGTCGCGCTATTCCCGGCGTAAACCGCTGCGTGGCCTGCCAGGAGATCTCAGAGGCTCAGCAACGTCACTTTATCCGGCGTTAA
- a CDS encoding Bacteriophage replication gene A protein (GPA) — protein sequence MPASPGLIGPPPSASFEGAYPWNAPRPAIGREPTLNRDRLRQWQAALRRVNSLPYYLRIQFTERHQHLLSQQGSKAAWHYLVLVFERRIWPRIQQVNDKFALNRQASMRFGSESDNYNALPTLGDKALEQLAKRIAGQLLALYQSECDTLLLEHEGETSGLLQNEFQSRLYGQIAGMARAFNIQPMHWHCYRKGVLDSHRAVAALSRLTSDRWWLRRLKMQRMQWREALLIAIGNVSRNTSPYASRQAIRDVKARRQSNLDYLRRCDLENTVTGERIDLMEKVLGSIANPAIRRMELMNTLAGIETYAARSSHIGLFVTLTTPSRFHPMRTDGDRGKSRFNHRWDREDFTPKDGQRYLVKQWSKMRTAFKDRQLQVYGIRVVEPHHDGTPHWHLMLFTPNNHRQPVIDILLRYALQQDAGEPGAQENRLQYKHLNRGGATAYMAKYIAKNLDGYALEEELDHETGSPLSETANAVSAWASTWRIPQFHPFGLPSIGAYRECRRIRGQSLTQQFDARTEAVRAAADTGDFAGYINAQGGANVPRSRQWVRVARDDAPMLNSYDERVQKVVGIYVPHLGPDRVYRTRTLQWRIVAKNREPATPWSSANNCGSSSFNAPKPAPSARLTPAQQQYCLTIARDLRQTGIDPQRWQLEVLARGGKISFDGQLVQFPLINDWANFYCTNDKSNH from the coding sequence ATGCCAGCTTCCCCCGGCCTTATTGGCCCCCCGCCTTCAGCCTCGTTTGAAGGTGCCTATCCCTGGAATGCCCCGCGGCCAGCCATCGGCCGCGAACCCACGCTAAACCGCGATCGGTTACGCCAGTGGCAAGCCGCGCTGCGGCGCGTCAATTCTCTACCTTATTATCTGCGTATACAGTTTACCGAGCGCCACCAACATCTGTTGAGTCAACAAGGTTCGAAGGCTGCCTGGCACTATTTGGTGTTGGTTTTCGAACGTCGTATATGGCCGCGTATTCAGCAAGTGAACGATAAATTTGCTCTGAATCGGCAGGCCTCAATGCGCTTTGGTAGCGAGTCCGACAACTATAACGCTTTGCCCACGTTGGGTGACAAGGCGCTGGAACAGTTGGCAAAACGTATCGCCGGCCAGTTACTGGCGCTTTATCAAAGCGAGTGCGACACCCTACTGCTGGAGCATGAGGGGGAAACTTCAGGGCTGCTGCAAAACGAATTTCAATCGCGGTTGTATGGCCAGATTGCCGGTATGGCACGCGCTTTTAATATTCAGCCAATGCATTGGCACTGTTATCGCAAGGGGGTGCTGGACAGCCACCGCGCGGTAGCGGCACTGTCGAGACTGACCAGCGATCGTTGGTGGCTGCGACGCCTGAAAATGCAACGTATGCAGTGGCGCGAAGCGCTGCTGATCGCCATTGGCAACGTCAGCCGCAACACATCACCCTATGCCAGCCGGCAGGCCATTCGTGACGTGAAGGCGCGACGCCAGTCAAACCTGGATTATCTTCGCCGCTGCGATTTGGAAAATACCGTTACCGGGGAGCGTATCGATCTGATGGAGAAAGTGCTCGGCAGCATTGCCAATCCGGCGATCCGCCGTATGGAGCTAATGAATACCCTCGCAGGCATTGAAACCTACGCCGCGCGCAGCAGCCACATCGGCCTGTTTGTCACCCTGACTACCCCCTCCCGTTTTCATCCCATGCGCACTGACGGCGACCGCGGTAAGTCACGCTTTAATCACCGCTGGGACCGCGAAGATTTTACCCCCAAAGACGGCCAACGCTACCTGGTGAAGCAATGGAGCAAAATGCGCACTGCTTTCAAAGATCGCCAGTTGCAGGTCTACGGTATCCGCGTGGTGGAACCGCATCATGACGGCACACCGCATTGGCATCTGATGCTGTTTACTCCCAATAATCACCGTCAACCGGTGATCGATATTCTGCTTCGTTATGCACTGCAGCAAGATGCCGGGGAACCCGGAGCGCAAGAGAATCGTCTCCAGTATAAGCACCTGAATCGAGGGGGAGCGACAGCTTACATGGCCAAATACATTGCCAAGAATCTCGATGGCTATGCACTGGAGGAAGAACTCGATCATGAGACCGGTAGCCCGCTGAGTGAAACCGCCAATGCCGTCAGCGCCTGGGCCAGCACCTGGCGTATTCCGCAGTTTCATCCTTTTGGTTTGCCCAGCATAGGCGCATATCGCGAGTGTCGTCGCATTCGTGGGCAAAGCCTGACGCAGCAGTTCGATGCGCGAACCGAAGCCGTACGCGCCGCCGCCGATACGGGAGATTTTGCCGGTTATATCAATGCTCAGGGCGGTGCTAACGTGCCGCGCAGCCGGCAGTGGGTGCGCGTAGCGCGTGATGATGCGCCCATGCTGAACAGCTATGACGAACGAGTGCAAAAGGTGGTCGGTATTTATGTCCCCCATCTGGGCCCTGATCGGGTGTACCGGACACGTACGCTACAATGGCGCATCGTCGCTAAAAACCGCGAACCTGCGACACCTTGGAGTTCTGCCAATAACTGTGGATCCTCCTCCTTTAACGCCCCAAAACCGGCGCCCTCCGCACGTCTGACTCCAGCACAACAGCAGTATTGCCTGACTATTGCCCGCGATCTTCGGCAGACAGGTATCGATCCGCAGCGCTGGCAGTTGGAAGTATTAGCAAGAGGAGGGAAAATCAGCTTTGACGGACAACTTGTACAATTTCCGCTAATCAATGACTGGGCAAATTTTTACTGCACAAATGATAAATCCAATCATTGA
- the raiA gene encoding SpotY translates to MTLNITSKQMDITPAIRSHVEDRLTKLEKWQAQLINPHIVLSKEPKGFVADATITTPNGPLVASAKHEDMYTAVNDLIAKLERQLNKVQHKGEARRAATSVKDIIPEVEPEQE, encoded by the coding sequence ATGACATTGAACATTACCAGCAAACAAATGGATATCACTCCCGCAATCCGCAGTCACGTCGAAGACCGTCTCACCAAACTGGAAAAATGGCAGGCCCAACTGATTAACCCACATATCGTCTTATCCAAAGAACCGAAAGGGTTTGTTGCCGACGCCACCATTACTACCCCTAACGGCCCGCTGGTCGCCAGCGCTAAACATGAAGACATGTACACCGCCGTTAACGATCTGATCGCCAAGCTGGAACGCCAGTTGAATAAGGTGCAGCACAAAGGCGAAGCACGCCGTGCCGCGACCAGCGTGAAGGACATCATTCCGGAAGTCGAACCGGAACAGGAATAA
- a CDS encoding Phage-related lysozyme (muraminidase) → MSSLAKRCSVAAILALAALLPQFNTLHTSEQGLRLIADFEGCRLSPYQCSAGIWTNGIGHTAGVKSGSVINERQAAANLIEDVRTVEHGIARCMAVEMPQPVYDAVSAFAFNVGVSAACNSTLATFIKRQQWQAACDQLPRWIYVKGVKSQGLERRRHAERALCLQGIQR, encoded by the coding sequence ATGAGCTCACTCGCTAAACGCTGCAGCGTGGCGGCTATTCTGGCCCTCGCCGCCCTGCTGCCACAGTTCAATACCCTACACACCTCTGAACAGGGATTGCGCCTGATTGCCGATTTCGAAGGCTGCAGACTCTCCCCCTACCAGTGCAGTGCCGGGATATGGACCAACGGCATCGGCCATACCGCCGGTGTGAAATCCGGCTCCGTCATCAACGAACGTCAGGCAGCGGCCAATCTGATCGAGGATGTCCGCACCGTCGAACACGGCATCGCACGCTGCATGGCCGTAGAGATGCCGCAGCCGGTTTACGACGCAGTCAGCGCCTTTGCCTTCAACGTTGGCGTCAGCGCTGCCTGCAATTCCACATTGGCCACCTTTATCAAACGCCAACAATGGCAGGCGGCTTGCGATCAGCTACCGCGCTGGATCTATGTCAAGGGCGTTAAAAGCCAGGGGCTGGAGCGCCGTCGTCATGCCGAACGTGCTCTGTGCCTGCAGGGTATTCAGCGCTGA
- the tyrA gene encoding T-protein → MVAELTALRDQIDEVDKALLELLAKRLQLVAEVGEVKSHHGLPVYVPEREAAMLASRRQEAENLGVPPDLIEDVLRRVMRESYVSENDKGFKTLNPQLRPIVIIGGNGQMGRLFNRLLTLSGYQVKVLDQQDWPQADTLLADAGMVIVSVPIHVTEQVIERLPPLPADCILVDLASVKNRPLNAMLAAHSGPVVGLHPMFGPDVGSVAKQVVVYCDGREPQAYQWLLEQLQVWGARLHRISAVEHDQNMAFIQALRHFATFAYGLHLAEENVQLEQLLALSSPIYRLELAMVGRLFAQDPQLYADIIMSSEENIALIKRYYQRFGEAIKLLEQGDKQAFIQSFQKVEHWFGDYAQRFLVESRSLLRQANDSRQ, encoded by the coding sequence ATGGTGGCTGAACTGACCGCGTTGCGCGATCAAATTGACGAAGTGGATAAGGCGTTGCTGGAGCTGCTGGCGAAACGCCTGCAGCTGGTGGCAGAAGTGGGTGAGGTTAAGAGCCACCACGGGTTACCGGTATATGTTCCCGAGCGTGAGGCGGCGATGTTGGCCTCACGGCGTCAGGAGGCAGAGAATCTGGGTGTACCGCCCGATCTGATTGAAGATGTACTGCGCCGGGTAATGCGCGAGTCTTATGTCAGCGAGAACGACAAAGGCTTTAAAACCCTGAACCCACAGCTGCGTCCTATTGTCATCATCGGCGGTAACGGCCAAATGGGACGGTTGTTTAATCGCCTGCTGACGCTGTCCGGCTACCAGGTGAAGGTATTGGATCAGCAAGACTGGCCGCAGGCCGACACTTTGCTGGCAGATGCCGGCATGGTGATTGTCAGCGTGCCTATTCACGTGACCGAGCAGGTGATTGAAAGATTACCTCCGCTGCCGGCAGACTGTATCCTGGTCGATCTGGCTTCGGTAAAAAATCGCCCGCTAAATGCCATGTTGGCAGCGCACTCTGGCCCGGTGGTGGGTCTGCATCCGATGTTTGGTCCGGACGTAGGCAGCGTGGCCAAGCAGGTGGTGGTCTATTGCGATGGCCGCGAGCCGCAAGCCTATCAATGGTTGCTGGAGCAACTGCAGGTATGGGGCGCGCGTTTGCACCGTATCAGCGCGGTTGAGCACGATCAGAATATGGCCTTCATTCAGGCGCTGCGCCATTTTGCCACCTTTGCCTATGGTCTGCATTTGGCGGAAGAAAACGTTCAGTTGGAACAGTTGCTGGCACTCTCTTCACCAATCTACCGGCTGGAGCTGGCAATGGTCGGGCGGCTGTTTGCGCAGGATCCGCAGTTGTACGCAGATATCATCATGTCGTCGGAAGAGAACATTGCGTTAATCAAACGCTACTACCAACGGTTTGGCGAGGCGATAAAACTGCTGGAACAGGGGGATAAACAGGCGTTTATCCAGAGTTTCCAAAAGGTCGAGCATTGGTTTGGCGACTACGCGCAGCGTTTCCTGGTGGAAAGCCGTTCGTTGTTGCGCCAGGCGAATGACAGTCGACAGTAA
- a CDS encoding Phage P2 baseplate assembly protein gpV has translation MNTDNFDIQRLVRNLIRIGTISELDLERGRCRVATGGNLTDWLSWLTGRAGDARCWWAPSVGEQVLVLSLGGELDTAFVLPGIFSDAHPAPSTSAQAAHITFPDGAVIEYEPAEGALKVMGIKSATIEATEQVIVTAPAITCRATSKITLDAPEVECTQLLTTGTIAIRQGGSMTGDLNHSGGSISSNGVVVHSHTHGGVQNGGGQTDKPA, from the coding sequence ATGAACACAGACAACTTCGATATTCAGCGCCTGGTGCGCAACCTGATACGCATCGGCACCATCAGTGAGCTCGACCTCGAACGCGGGCGCTGTCGCGTTGCCACCGGTGGCAACCTCACCGACTGGCTTAGCTGGCTAACCGGCCGAGCCGGTGACGCTCGCTGCTGGTGGGCACCCAGCGTAGGTGAACAGGTGCTGGTGCTGTCGCTGGGGGGCGAGCTTGATACCGCCTTCGTGCTCCCCGGCATTTTTTCCGATGCCCATCCCGCGCCGTCAACCTCGGCTCAGGCGGCACACATCACCTTCCCTGACGGCGCGGTGATCGAATACGAACCGGCAGAGGGGGCACTGAAAGTCATGGGTATCAAAAGCGCCACCATTGAAGCCACAGAGCAGGTAATCGTCACTGCACCGGCCATCACCTGTCGTGCAACGAGCAAGATCACGCTGGATGCCCCCGAGGTGGAATGCACCCAGCTATTAACCACCGGCACCATCGCCATCCGGCAGGGCGGCTCGATGACCGGCGATCTCAACCACTCCGGCGGCAGCATCAGTTCTAACGGTGTGGTGGTACATAGCCACACCCACGGCGGCGTGCAAAACGGCGGAGGCCAAACGGATAAACCAGCATGA
- a CDS encoding Putative salt-induced outer membrane protein: MLSLRARRAIPLFISCLTTFTSVSALADNTLFTAMDDPATAKKPFEGNVQAGYNSQSGNSQSSTLLANTSMTWFNSDAAYSLWGAANNTTSSNVRSSEKYQAGGRTRYNLSDRNYLFGQASWLSDRFNGYDSRSTLTGGYGRQILNGPLSDLRVEFGPGVRHDEYHGGGRSTKALAYGAANYSYQLTDNTKFSEGVSALANEETTLNSETALSVAINERFALRLAYNVTYNSKPPASAPKNTDTTTSISLVYGL, encoded by the coding sequence ATGCTCTCTTTACGCGCTCGCCGCGCTATTCCGCTGTTCATTAGCTGCTTAACGACTTTCACCAGTGTTTCAGCCCTTGCCGACAATACGCTTTTCACCGCGATGGACGATCCGGCCACCGCTAAAAAGCCGTTTGAAGGCAACGTCCAGGCCGGCTACAACTCGCAGTCTGGTAACTCACAAAGCTCGACCCTGCTGGCCAACACCAGCATGACCTGGTTCAACAGCGATGCCGCCTACAGCCTGTGGGGAGCCGCCAACAACACCACCTCCTCTAACGTGCGCTCGTCTGAAAAGTATCAGGCCGGTGGCCGTACCCGTTATAACCTGTCCGATCGCAACTACCTGTTCGGTCAGGCAAGTTGGCTTAGTGACCGCTTCAACGGTTATGACTCCCGTTCCACGCTGACCGGCGGTTATGGTCGCCAAATCCTCAACGGGCCGCTCAGCGACCTGCGAGTTGAATTTGGTCCCGGCGTACGTCACGATGAATATCATGGCGGTGGTCGCTCCACCAAAGCGCTGGCTTACGGCGCAGCCAACTATTCGTATCAGTTGACCGACAATACCAAGTTCTCCGAAGGTGTTTCCGCACTGGCTAACGAAGAAACCACCTTGAACTCCGAAACCGCGCTAAGCGTCGCGATTAACGAAAGGTTCGCACTGCGTCTGGCTTATAACGTGACTTACAACAGCAAGCCGCCAGCGTCAGCACCGAAAAACACCGACACCACCACTTCCATCAGCCTGGTGTACGGTCTGTAA